A region from the Triticum aestivum cultivar Chinese Spring chromosome 3D, IWGSC CS RefSeq v2.1, whole genome shotgun sequence genome encodes:
- the LOC123075359 gene encoding protein LURP-one-related 11-like, which translates to MAKIQPLAAAASLCSSDDHRRQQGRQLAYTVWMKSLVFNGNGCTVYDPDGAVAFRVDNYGCRGGREVFFMDRQGNALIRIRRKGFGMFRRWEVCRCAHNGGQEEEATPWFSVRRAEKGGATMAMHGGAGTCYTIDGCSARKSEYRVRGVDGAVVAEVARKQTAAGVVLGEDVLTLKVAPEVDHLLFLGLVVVRGLINRSL; encoded by the coding sequence ATGGCCAAGATCCAGCCTCTCGCTGCCGCCGCCTCGCTGTGTTCCTCCGATGATCACCGGAGGCAGCAGGGCAGGCAGCTGGCGTACACGGTGTGGATGAAGTCGCTCGTGTTCAACGGCAACGGCTGCACGGTGTACGACCCCGACGGCGCCGTCGCCTTCCGCGTCGACAACTACGGCTGCAGGGGCGGCCGCGAGGTCTTCTTCATGGACCGTCAGGGGAACGCACTCATCAGGATCAGACGCAAGGGCTTCGGCATGTTCAGAAGGTGGGAGGTCTGTCGCTGCGCCCACAACGGCGGCCAGGAAGAGGAGGCCACGCCGTGGTTCAGCGTGCGGCGGGCCGAGAAGGGCGGGGCCACCATGGCCATGCACGGCGGCGCCGGGACGTGCTACACGATCGACGGGTGCTCTGCCCGCAAGTCGGAGTACAGAGTACGTGGCGTGGAtggcgcggtggtggcggaggTCGCACGGAAGCAGACGGCGGCGGGGGTGGTGCTCGGGGAGGACGTGCTGACGCTGAAGGTGGCGCCGGAGGTGGATCACCTGCTCTTCCTGGGTTTGGTCGTCGTGCGTGGCCTCATCAACCGCTCCTTGTGA